From Thalassococcus sp. S3, one genomic window encodes:
- a CDS encoding cupin domain-containing protein, with product MSTTKAEMRLPTDALRDDIPFFTKTLGMQLDMIYPADDPRVAVLSGHGLRLRIEQGASEPPGTLRILTDEPGSFANGQRRLTAPNGTRVEIEEANPPLVLPASQHAFVVRRLADQAPWVIGRAGMHYRDLIPDRLGGSIIASHIRIPDGGPVPDMVHYHTVGFQLIFCYRGWVDLVYEDQGEPFRLHAGNCVIQPPEIRHKVLYASENIEVVEIGVPAEHITTIDHDMSLPNGPANPDRLFQGQRFVHHKAKEAIWQSHRLPGYRSRDTTIARNTGDVAGVHVLRRGEGQPAWTRHDSDILFTFVMEGGVTLEGEGKVPYRLAPGDAFVIPPAMKTRLAEPTDDVELLEVALPGAFKTEVLT from the coding sequence ATGTCGACAACCAAGGCCGAAATGCGCTTGCCCACGGACGCGTTGCGCGACGATATTCCGTTCTTCACCAAGACTTTGGGCATGCAGCTCGACATGATTTATCCGGCGGACGATCCGCGCGTTGCGGTTTTGTCGGGGCACGGTCTGCGCCTTCGGATCGAGCAGGGCGCGTCAGAGCCGCCGGGCACGCTGCGGATCCTCACGGATGAACCCGGATCCTTTGCAAACGGGCAGCGCCGATTGACGGCGCCGAATGGCACCAGGGTGGAGATAGAGGAGGCAAACCCGCCTCTTGTCCTGCCCGCGTCACAACACGCCTTTGTCGTGCGACGGCTCGCGGATCAGGCCCCGTGGGTCATCGGACGGGCCGGCATGCATTACAGGGATCTGATCCCCGACCGGCTGGGCGGTTCGATCATCGCAAGCCACATCCGCATCCCGGACGGTGGCCCGGTGCCCGACATGGTGCATTACCATACGGTCGGCTTCCAGCTCATCTTTTGCTATCGAGGCTGGGTCGACCTGGTCTACGAGGATCAGGGAGAGCCGTTTCGGCTTCACGCGGGCAATTGCGTGATCCAGCCCCCGGAAATCCGGCACAAGGTCCTTTATGCATCGGAGAATATCGAAGTGGTCGAGATTGGCGTTCCGGCCGAGCATATCACGACCATTGATCACGACATGAGCTTGCCAAACGGGCCAGCCAACCCGGACCGGCTGTTTCAGGGGCAACGTTTCGTCCATCACAAGGCGAAGGAGGCGATCTGGCAGTCGCATCGGCTGCCCGGCTACCGGTCCCGTGATACCACGATTGCCCGGAATACCGGCGACGTCGCAGGCGTTCATGTCCTGCGGCGGGGTGAGGGTCAGCCGGCGTGGACACGGCATGACAGCGACATTCTGTTTACCTTCGTCATGGAAGGCGGTGTCACGTTGGAGGGAGAGGGAAAGGTGCCCTACAGGCTTGCGCCGGGGGATGCTTTCGTGATCCCTCCGGCGATGAAGACCCGCCTTGCCGAGCCGACGGATGATGTTGAGCTGCTCGAAGTCGCGCTGCCGGGCGCATTCAAAACCGAGGTTCTGACATGA
- a CDS encoding cytidine deaminase has protein sequence MSLKEAALKVRANAYAPYSNFQVGAAIQARSGVIYAGCNVENVAYPEGTCAEAGAIAAMVAAGETELTEVYVVAGSPMPVTPCGGCRQKLAEFGKSDVRVTMATTGGVEQVMTLAELLPGAFTQDHMAEE, from the coding sequence ATGAGTTTGAAAGAGGCGGCGCTCAAGGTGCGCGCCAACGCCTATGCACCTTATTCGAATTTCCAGGTCGGAGCGGCCATCCAGGCACGATCGGGTGTCATCTACGCGGGATGCAATGTCGAGAACGTGGCTTATCCCGAGGGAACATGCGCCGAGGCCGGGGCGATTGCGGCGATGGTCGCGGCGGGAGAGACCGAACTGACCGAGGTTTACGTGGTTGCGGGCAGCCCGATGCCGGTCACGCCCTGCGGGGGATGCAGGCAAAAGCTGGCGGAATTCGGAAAATCCGACGTTCGGGTCACCATGGCCACAACCGGTGGTGTCGAACAGGTGATGACGCTGGCCGAGCTGTTGCCGGGCGCATTCACGCAAGACCACATGGCGGAAGAGTAA
- a CDS encoding thymidine phosphorylase → MDARSIIATLRRGETPDADALRWFARGLADGTVSDAQAGAFAMAVCLNGLGEAGRTGLTEAMRDSGSVLKWDVDGPVLDKHSTGGVGDCVSLLLAPALAECGAYVPMISGRGLGHTGGTLDKLDAIPGVSTSFDTDRLRDVLNEARCAIVGATADIAPADKRLYAIRDVTATVESLDLITASILSKKLAASPDALVLDVKVGSGAFMKTPEEARALAQALTATANKAGCRTTAVMTDMSQPLASALGNALEVAEVMKCLTNPVNGPLVEITAALGGVVLADARLAEDVQDGADRIVAALREGRVAERFGKMIATVGGPKAFVDNWARFLPEANIIREVPSFSDGIVTSIDGEALGLAVVALGGGRQVESDVIDPAVGLSGIARLGQRVTRGEPLAVIHAGREDAARHAEEALRRAIRLRDTPLDIPPLIHERIG, encoded by the coding sequence GTGGACGCCCGTTCGATTATTGCGACCCTGCGCCGTGGCGAGACGCCGGACGCCGATGCCTTGCGCTGGTTTGCCCGGGGGTTGGCAGATGGCACGGTCAGTGATGCGCAGGCAGGCGCCTTCGCCATGGCGGTCTGCCTCAACGGACTGGGCGAGGCCGGGCGGACCGGATTGACCGAAGCGATGCGCGACAGTGGATCGGTGCTGAAATGGGATGTGGACGGGCCTGTGCTCGACAAACACTCCACCGGTGGCGTCGGCGATTGCGTGAGCCTTCTTCTGGCGCCTGCGCTGGCTGAATGCGGCGCATATGTGCCCATGATCTCGGGTCGGGGCCTGGGACATACGGGCGGGACGCTTGACAAGCTTGATGCGATCCCGGGCGTATCGACATCGTTTGATACAGACCGTTTGCGCGACGTGCTGAACGAGGCGCGTTGTGCAATCGTAGGCGCCACGGCGGATATCGCACCCGCGGACAAAAGGCTCTACGCCATAAGGGATGTCACAGCCACCGTTGAAAGTCTGGATCTGATCACCGCGTCGATCCTGTCGAAGAAACTGGCGGCATCCCCGGATGCGCTGGTTCTGGACGTCAAGGTGGGCAGCGGCGCGTTCATGAAAACGCCCGAGGAGGCGCGCGCGCTTGCCCAGGCACTGACGGCAACCGCGAACAAGGCCGGATGCCGGACAACGGCGGTGATGACCGACATGAGCCAGCCTTTGGCTTCGGCCTTGGGAAACGCGCTGGAAGTGGCGGAGGTGATGAAGTGCCTCACCAACCCGGTGAACGGCCCCCTGGTGGAGATCACGGCCGCTTTGGGCGGGGTGGTTCTGGCCGATGCCCGCCTTGCGGAGGATGTTCAGGACGGCGCTGACCGGATCGTTGCTGCGCTTCGGGAGGGGCGGGTTGCCGAACGGTTCGGCAAGATGATCGCCACCGTTGGCGGGCCCAAGGCTTTCGTGGACAACTGGGCGCGGTTTCTGCCCGAAGCGAACATCATCCGCGAGGTGCCGTCCTTTTCCGACGGGATCGTCACCTCCATTGATGGGGAGGCGCTGGGCCTTGCTGTCGTGGCATTGGGCGGAGGGCGGCAGGTGGAAAGCGACGTGATCGACCCCGCCGTGGGCCTCTCGGGCATCGCCCGGCTTGGCCAGCGCGTGACCAGGGGGGAGCCGTTGGCCGTGATCCATGCAGGCCGCGAAGATGCGGCAAGGCACGCAGAGGAGGCGCTGCGCCGCGCCATTCGCTTACGCGACACGCCACTCGACATCCCGCCGCTGATCCACGAAAGGATCGGTTGA
- a CDS encoding phosphopentomutase: MPRAFLVVMDSVGIGGAPDADRFFNGDTPDTGANTLAHIAEACAQGRAEEGRSGPLHLPVLDGLGLGAAIRLASGSAAPGLEAEPKGRWGAATEVSPGKDTPSGHWELAGLPVPWDWHYFPDTVPAFPEPLMRRVAEIAGVEGTLANRHASGTAVIEAFGEEHLRAGWPICYTSADSVFQIAAHEEVFGLDRLLHLCETLAPDLHAMKVGRVIARPFVGTPETGFTRTTNRRDYAIAPPAPVLTDWVQSAGGRVYGVGKIGDIFSMTGIDEVRKGSDAVLMGHLSDLVAEAEDGSLTFANFVEFDSLYGHRRDISGYARALEWFDAEIGKLLPQLRAGDMLLLTADHGNDPSWVGTDHTRERVPVLIAGQGGGELGLIGFNDVAGLVARHLGVTPLD, translated from the coding sequence ATGCCGCGCGCCTTCCTTGTGGTGATGGATTCCGTCGGGATCGGCGGCGCGCCGGATGCCGACCGGTTCTTTAACGGCGACACGCCGGATACGGGCGCCAATACGCTTGCGCATATTGCCGAAGCCTGCGCGCAAGGACGCGCGGAGGAGGGACGCTCTGGCCCCCTGCACCTGCCGGTGCTCGACGGGCTGGGTCTGGGGGCCGCGATCCGGCTCGCCTCCGGCAGCGCGGCGCCCGGACTTGAAGCGGAGCCGAAAGGGCGCTGGGGGGCCGCGACAGAGGTGTCGCCGGGTAAGGATACGCCGTCAGGCCATTGGGAGCTGGCCGGTCTGCCCGTGCCGTGGGACTGGCATTATTTTCCGGATACCGTCCCGGCCTTTCCCGAGCCCCTGATGCGCCGGGTGGCGGAGATCGCGGGCGTGGAGGGAACCTTGGCCAACCGGCATGCCTCCGGCACGGCTGTGATCGAGGCTTTCGGAGAGGAGCATCTGCGAGCCGGTTGGCCGATTTGCTATACCTCCGCCGACAGCGTCTTTCAGATCGCGGCTCATGAAGAGGTGTTCGGCCTCGACCGGCTTCTGCATCTCTGCGAGACGCTTGCGCCGGACCTGCATGCGATGAAGGTGGGCCGGGTGATCGCGCGGCCCTTTGTGGGGACGCCGGAAACCGGCTTTACCCGCACCACGAACCGCCGCGATTACGCCATTGCCCCGCCCGCGCCGGTTCTGACCGATTGGGTGCAATCGGCCGGCGGGCGGGTCTATGGCGTGGGCAAGATCGGCGACATTTTCTCGATGACGGGGATCGACGAGGTGCGCAAAGGCTCTGATGCGGTGCTGATGGGGCATCTGTCAGACCTTGTCGCCGAGGCCGAGGATGGAAGCCTGACCTTTGCCAATTTCGTGGAATTCGACAGCCTTTATGGTCACCGGCGGGATATCTCGGGCTATGCGCGGGCGCTGGAATGGTTCGATGCGGAGATCGGCAAGCTGCTGCCGCAGTTGCGGGCAGGCGACATGCTGCTGCTGACCGCCGATCATGGCAACGATCCAAGCTGGGTGGGCACCGATCACACCCGGGAGCGGGTTCCGGTTCTGATCGCCGGGCAGGGCGGGGGCGAGCTGGGGCTGATCGGGTTCAACGATGTGGCGGGCCTGGTGGCGCGGCACCTGGGTGTCACGCCTCTTGACTGA
- the upp gene encoding uracil phosphoribosyltransferase, whose product MAEHLTIVDHPLVQHKLTLMRDKGTPTAVFRQTLKEISQLLAYEITRELPMTHKPIDTPMEEMDAPVLAGKKMALVSILRAGNGLLDGVLELIPSARVGFVGLYRDEETLEPVQYYFKVPDALEDRLVIAVDPMLATGNSSAAAVELLKKAGARNIRFMCLLAAPEGVSRMKEAHPDVPIVTAALDRGLNEKGYIMPGLGDAGDRMFGTK is encoded by the coding sequence ATGGCCGAGCATCTGACGATCGTCGATCACCCGCTGGTGCAGCACAAGCTGACGCTGATGCGGGACAAGGGGACGCCGACGGCGGTGTTTCGTCAGACATTGAAGGAAATCAGCCAGCTGCTGGCCTATGAGATCACCCGTGAATTGCCGATGACCCACAAGCCCATCGACACCCCGATGGAAGAAATGGATGCCCCGGTTCTTGCCGGAAAGAAGATGGCGCTGGTGTCGATCCTGCGGGCAGGCAACGGGCTTCTGGACGGGGTGCTGGAGCTTATCCCGTCAGCACGGGTGGGGTTCGTCGGGCTCTACCGCGATGAAGAGACGCTTGAGCCGGTGCAATATTATTTCAAGGTGCCGGATGCCCTGGAAGACAGGCTCGTGATTGCCGTCGATCCGATGCTGGCGACGGGTAACAGTTCCGCGGCGGCGGTGGAGTTGCTGAAGAAGGCCGGCGCGAGGAATATCCGGTTCATGTGCCTGCTTGCCGCGCCGGAGGGGGTGTCGCGGATGAAAGAGGCGCATCCGGACGTGCCCATCGTCACCGCCGCGCTGGATCGCGGGCTGAACGAAAAGGGCTATATCATGCCCGGTCTTGGCGATGCGGGCGATCGGATGTTCGGCACCAAATAA
- a CDS encoding SPOR domain-containing protein, with protein sequence MFIRAGIDGNVTWVPRVSRNRQQVCGARPSLARSAGTTATAAPTPRAVQITPNAQPAATARPAPQRVVRTPQPTQRVVRTQRRAPIPTIATTTKPPAPVIRRAPVTQRKPAPAPKPVTIQQPRQTAPVTIKRSGRCPGASAISQRYINDGSRYPVRCGPQREAPVTLPGDSISLAPGADGYQLAEADTLRSGTRVVPKHVYIKRQNTTNVVVPEGYRRVWEDDRLNPRRAEQTLQGHAQTQQIWTNQMPRRLADPTRRVRSKQPTVHVPAQLGLRPEAPTVSTKQRVSQKAAQVKSGQHFVQVGVFGQPRNAEATAQRMGRTGLPVRMGTLTRGGTSYRLVMVGPFSNSRDAQNALRVARQAGFKDAYIR encoded by the coding sequence GTGTTCATCCGCGCAGGTATCGACGGCAACGTGACCTGGGTGCCAAGGGTAAGCCGGAACCGTCAGCAGGTGTGCGGCGCGCGGCCGTCACTGGCCCGTTCGGCGGGGACAACGGCCACCGCCGCGCCAACTCCGAGAGCGGTGCAGATCACGCCCAATGCACAACCTGCCGCGACCGCACGGCCCGCGCCGCAGCGCGTGGTGCGCACACCTCAACCTACGCAGCGCGTCGTGCGGACCCAGCGCCGGGCGCCGATACCCACAATCGCAACGACGACGAAGCCACCCGCACCCGTGATCCGGCGCGCGCCCGTGACCCAGCGCAAGCCTGCGCCGGCGCCAAAGCCGGTGACAATACAGCAACCCAGACAAACGGCGCCTGTGACGATCAAGCGGTCAGGACGGTGTCCGGGCGCGTCGGCGATCAGCCAGAGGTACATCAACGATGGCAGCCGCTACCCCGTACGCTGCGGCCCTCAGCGAGAAGCGCCCGTGACACTGCCGGGCGACAGCATCTCGCTTGCGCCGGGAGCGGACGGATACCAGCTTGCCGAGGCCGACACGCTGAGATCAGGAACACGCGTGGTGCCGAAGCATGTCTATATCAAGCGCCAGAACACCACGAATGTCGTGGTTCCCGAAGGCTATCGCCGGGTTTGGGAGGATGACCGTCTCAACCCGCGCCGGGCGGAGCAGACGCTGCAGGGCCACGCCCAGACGCAGCAGATCTGGACCAACCAAATGCCACGCCGTCTGGCCGACCCGACCCGCCGGGTGCGGTCAAAGCAACCTACCGTGCATGTTCCCGCACAGCTGGGCCTGCGTCCCGAAGCACCGACCGTGTCCACAAAACAGCGCGTGTCACAGAAGGCGGCCCAGGTGAAGTCGGGCCAGCATTTTGTGCAGGTTGGTGTGTTCGGCCAGCCCCGTAACGCCGAAGCGACAGCCCAACGTATGGGGCGCACCGGGCTTCCTGTCCGCATGGGGACACTGACACGCGGCGGCACGTCCTATCGCCTTGTGATGGTTGGCCCGTTTTCAAACAGTCGCGACGCTCAAAACGCGTTGCGGGTGGCGCGCCAGGCTGGTTTCAAGGATGCTTATATCCGCTAG
- a CDS encoding AMP-binding protein — MGWLADETGLEKTAANYVPLTPLSHLRRAAHVFSDHTAVVYGAHRKSYAEYYDRCTRLASALAGMGVKPGDVVATLIPNLPAQAEAHFGVPACGAVLNTINTRLDLDTVSYIFGHGAAKVVLADTQFLELAEAAKDRMEGDGPLIIEVPDPHAGWPASGRHPLYEDILAEADHDFDWILPRDEWESLALNYTSGTTGRPKGVVYHHRGAYLMTMGTVISWRMVLHPTYLAIVPLFHCNGWNHTWMMPVLGGTLVCCRDITAPNIYNAIADEGVTHFGGAPIVLNMLVNAPEDERRSFAHTVEVFTAGAPPAPATLAKIEPLGFHVTQVYGLTETYGHVTECLWKGGQWDALDTDGRAAIKARQGVAFPMMDDITVLDENMQQIPKNGSDQGEIVMRGNSVMKGYLKNPEATAESFKGGYFHSGDIAVQHPDGYIQIADRAKDIIISGGENISSVEVEGVLMAHPDVLLAAVVAKPDEKWGEVPCAFVELKEGADADAAALIAFSRETLAGFKAPKSVVFRELPKTSTGKIQKFELRKLAANLT; from the coding sequence ATGGGTTGGTTGGCGGATGAAACCGGTCTGGAGAAAACGGCTGCGAATTACGTGCCTTTGACACCCCTGTCACACCTGAGGCGCGCCGCTCATGTCTTTTCCGATCACACGGCGGTCGTTTACGGCGCGCATCGCAAATCCTACGCGGAATATTATGACCGTTGCACGCGCCTCGCCTCGGCCCTTGCGGGTATGGGCGTGAAACCGGGCGACGTGGTGGCAACGCTCATCCCGAACCTGCCCGCCCAGGCCGAGGCGCATTTTGGCGTGCCCGCCTGCGGCGCTGTCCTCAACACGATCAACACCCGGCTTGATCTCGACACCGTGTCTTACATCTTTGGGCATGGCGCCGCGAAGGTCGTGCTTGCGGACACCCAGTTCCTGGAGCTGGCCGAAGCCGCCAAGGACCGCATGGAAGGCGACGGCCCCCTGATCATCGAAGTGCCGGATCCGCATGCGGGATGGCCCGCCAGTGGCCGGCACCCGCTTTATGAGGATATCCTGGCCGAGGCCGATCACGACTTTGACTGGATCCTGCCCCGGGATGAATGGGAAAGCCTCGCGCTCAATTACACCTCGGGCACCACGGGACGGCCGAAGGGCGTCGTTTATCACCATCGCGGCGCTTATCTGATGACGATGGGCACTGTCATATCGTGGCGTATGGTGCTGCATCCAACCTACCTGGCCATCGTGCCGCTGTTTCACTGCAATGGCTGGAACCACACCTGGATGATGCCCGTGCTTGGCGGTACGCTGGTCTGCTGCCGGGACATCACCGCGCCGAACATCTACAACGCCATCGCCGATGAGGGCGTCACCCATTTCGGCGGCGCGCCGATTGTTTTGAACATGCTTGTCAACGCGCCCGAAGACGAACGTCGCAGCTTTGCCCATACGGTCGAGGTCTTCACCGCCGGGGCGCCCCCGGCCCCCGCGACGCTGGCCAAGATCGAGCCGTTGGGTTTTCACGTCACCCAGGTCTACGGGCTGACCGAAACCTACGGGCATGTCACCGAATGTCTTTGGAAGGGCGGCCAATGGGACGCGCTGGACACCGACGGGCGGGCCGCGATCAAGGCCCGCCAGGGTGTCGCCTTCCCGATGATGGACGATATCACGGTGCTTGACGAAAACATGCAGCAGATCCCCAAGAACGGATCCGATCAGGGAGAGATCGTGATGCGTGGGAACTCCGTCATGAAGGGTTATCTCAAAAACCCCGAAGCCACCGCGGAAAGCTTCAAAGGCGGGTACTTCCATTCCGGCGACATCGCCGTCCAGCATCCCGACGGTTACATCCAGATCGCCGACCGCGCCAAGGACATCATCATTTCGGGTGGCGAAAATATCTCCTCGGTCGAAGTGGAGGGGGTCCTCATGGCGCATCCGGACGTGCTTTTGGCCGCGGTTGTGGCAAAGCCGGATGAGAAATGGGGTGAGGTGCCCTGCGCGTTCGTCGAGCTGAAAGAGGGCGCAGATGCAGACGCGGCAGCGCTGATCGCCTTTAGCCGTGAAACACTGGCAGGCTTCAAGGCGCCGAAGTCCGTTGTGTTTCGGGAGCTTCCCAAAACATCGACGGGGAAGATCCAGAAATTCGAACTGCGCAAACTGGCGGCCAATCTGACGTAG
- a CDS encoding DMT family transporter: MQTPILQTRPLLAAASMVAAMSVIGVIDNVIPLIAAEIGLWQFHATRASLAIPLVVAMSLLGFGALRPLRLWAVALRSALVATSMLFYFTALALMPIAQALAGLFTSPIFILLISALVLKDPVGPWRVLAVAIGFVGILLVLQPDPSRFDVVALIPVAGGFFYALGAVATRSLCGGESTMSLLAGMWLTLGAMGLVGLFVLSLWPAAPEPGAAGFVTRAWVWPMWQSAPWVAVQAAGSVIGVFLIIKAYQLGEPSYVSVFEYSVMIFGPLFAFLVFDQAVTQMQILGIFCIALAGGVIALRSK, translated from the coding sequence ATGCAAACGCCAATCCTTCAAACGCGACCGCTTTTGGCCGCGGCCTCGATGGTGGCTGCGATGTCGGTCATCGGTGTGATCGACAACGTCATTCCTCTGATCGCGGCCGAGATCGGGCTTTGGCAGTTCCATGCCACACGGGCATCTTTGGCGATCCCGTTGGTCGTGGCGATGTCGCTCCTTGGGTTCGGCGCGTTGCGGCCGCTACGCTTGTGGGCCGTCGCCCTGCGCAGTGCGCTGGTGGCAACGTCGATGCTTTTCTACTTCACGGCGCTCGCCCTTATGCCGATCGCTCAGGCTTTGGCGGGTCTTTTCACCTCTCCGATCTTCATATTGCTGATCTCCGCGCTTGTCTTGAAGGACCCTGTGGGTCCGTGGCGCGTTCTCGCGGTGGCCATCGGGTTTGTCGGCATCCTTCTGGTGCTGCAGCCCGATCCGTCGCGCTTTGATGTTGTCGCCCTGATCCCGGTCGCCGGTGGGTTCTTTTATGCCCTCGGCGCGGTTGCCACGCGCAGCCTTTGCGGTGGCGAAAGCACGATGTCGCTTCTCGCGGGCATGTGGCTGACCCTTGGGGCGATGGGTCTGGTTGGCCTTTTCGTGCTCTCCCTATGGCCCGCAGCGCCTGAGCCGGGCGCTGCCGGCTTTGTCACCCGCGCCTGGGTCTGGCCCATGTGGCAATCCGCCCCTTGGGTTGCTGTGCAGGCTGCTGGGTCGGTGATTGGAGTGTTTCTGATCATCAAGGCCTACCAGCTGGGCGAACCGTCCTACGTGTCGGTTTTCGAATATTCGGTCATGATCTTCGGGCCGCTTTTTGCGTTTCTCGTGTTCGATCAGGCAGTCACTCAGATGCAGATCCTGGGCATTTTCTGTATCGCGCTGGCCGGGGGCGTTATTGCCCTTCGTTCGAAATAG
- a CDS encoding sulfotransferase family 2 domain-containing protein, which produces MIISRGRGYVFVHIPKTGGTALALALEARAMKDDMMLGDTPKAKKRRNRLKAVQARGRLWKHSTLADIDGLVSLQDLAGLCAFTLVRNPWDRAVSYYHWLQTQTFDHAAVTLAKSRDFPAFVTHPVIQASFRDAPASAYMRRADGVEQCAAYIRLEHFESDVQPVVDHLGFDLVLPKANSSDRDSDYRLYYTDTARAAVQDACAEDIDRFGYDFDQGYLG; this is translated from the coding sequence ATGATTATCTCACGCGGTCGCGGCTATGTTTTTGTCCATATACCCAAGACCGGAGGAACCGCTCTTGCGCTGGCGTTAGAGGCACGGGCGATGAAAGATGACATGATGCTGGGCGATACGCCCAAGGCCAAGAAGCGGCGCAATCGCTTGAAAGCGGTGCAGGCGCGGGGGCGGTTGTGGAAGCATTCCACGCTCGCCGATATCGACGGTCTTGTGTCGCTGCAGGATCTTGCGGGCCTTTGCGCGTTTACACTGGTTCGCAATCCCTGGGACAGGGCGGTCAGCTATTATCACTGGCTGCAGACCCAGACCTTCGATCATGCGGCGGTGACGCTTGCCAAGAGCCGGGACTTTCCGGCCTTCGTCACGCATCCGGTGATCCAGGCTAGTTTCCGCGATGCGCCCGCATCGGCCTATATGCGTCGGGCCGATGGGGTAGAGCAATGTGCGGCCTACATCCGGCTGGAGCATTTCGAAAGCGACGTGCAGCCGGTGGTCGATCACCTTGGATTTGATCTTGTTCTTCCAAAGGCCAACAGCTCAGACCGGGATTCGGACTACAGGCTCTACTATACCGATACAGCCCGTGCCGCGGTGCAGGATGCGTGCGCCGAAGATATCGACCGGTTTGGCTATGACTTCGACCAGGGATATCTTGGCTGA
- a CDS encoding Hint domain-containing protein: protein MAAPTGFMTGTRVASNLGWTNVETLALGDKVLTFDNGMQVVTDIQRDVLWDVPDRVARALWPMHVPRGALGNRVDMQLMPDQGVMIESDAVVDVLGDPFAIVPARALNGYHGIAPMVPSDPCEIIVLSFDTDEVIYAEGGLLAYCPRPRCIVRDDFQALDMFYTVLDMPAATMLIEDMTAQGTPQLT, encoded by the coding sequence ATGGCGGCGCCGACCGGGTTTATGACGGGCACGCGCGTGGCGTCGAACCTGGGGTGGACGAATGTCGAAACGCTTGCGCTGGGCGACAAGGTTCTGACCTTCGACAATGGAATGCAGGTGGTCACCGACATTCAGCGGGACGTCCTCTGGGATGTTCCCGACCGCGTTGCACGCGCGCTTTGGCCCATGCATGTGCCGCGCGGGGCGCTGGGCAACCGGGTCGATATGCAACTGATGCCCGATCAGGGCGTGATGATCGAAAGCGATGCTGTTGTGGACGTGCTGGGAGATCCGTTCGCCATCGTACCGGCGCGGGCTTTGAATGGCTATCACGGCATCGCCCCCATGGTGCCGTCCGACCCGTGCGAGATCATCGTGTTGTCTTTTGACACGGACGAGGTCATCTATGCCGAAGGCGGGCTCTTGGCCTATTGCCCCCGCCCGCGCTGTATCGTGCGCGACGATTTCCAAGCGCTCGACATGTTCTATACGGTGCTCGACATGCCCGCAGCAACGATGCTGATCGAGGATATGACGGCCCAGGGCACGCCGCAGCTGACCTGA